One Magnetospirillum sp. 15-1 genomic window, CGCGAATCCCACAACAGACGCGCATTTCCGACATTATCCTGGCGGTGGACGAACCGATCCAGACCACCCGCTGCTCGCCCGGCTCGCCGGCCGGCTGCCACAACAACAAGGGCCGCTGCCTGACCCATGACCTGTGGGAAGAGCTGGGCAACCAGATTTATCTCTATCTCAGCTCGGTTTCGCTGGCCGACGTGTGCGAGCGCCGTATCCTGGGCAGCTCGGGCATGTTCCACGGCACCGCCGCGCCGTCGGGCGCCGTGGCGGCCCAGTAGGATCTTAAGGAAAGGCTGGATCGCAGTGAGCAGGGCCGTCTACCTCGATTATAATTCCGGCGCCCCCGTGCGCCCCGAGGTGGCGGCCGCGATGGTCGAGTCCCTGGCCGAGCCCGGCAACCCGTCCTCCGTCCATGTCTACGGGCGGGCGGCGCGCGCCCGGGTCGAGACGGCACGGCGGCAACTGGCCGGCCTGGTGGGCGCCGACCCCGCCGGCAT contains:
- a CDS encoding Rrf2 family transcriptional regulator gives rise to the protein MKLSTKGRYAVMAMVDLASHSEGSPVALADIAERQEISLSYLEQLFGKLRKGGLVKSVRGPGGGYLLSRIPQQTRISDIILAVDEPIQTTRCSPGSPAGCHNNKGRCLTHDLWEELGNQIYLYLSSVSLADVCERRILGSSGMFHGTAAPSGAVAAQ